The region CATGAATCGCGTTGCCTTAATTGCCGAACAAATGAACCATCATCCAGAATGGTCTAACGTATATAACACCGTTACAATTTCCTTAACAACTCATTCTGCCGGAAACACGATTACAGATAACGACCGAGAATTTGCACGATTAGTTGATTTACTATGAAAATTAAAGTTACTAAGGCCTTTGAATTAACTGGGCATGCCTCTTCTGTATATTGCCTTTCTCCCGGAAATTCGGAGAAATCTATTTTTAGCGGTGGTGGGGATAAAGTTGTTGCCGAATGGGACCTACAAGAAAGTATAGCAAAAGGATTTTCCGTAAAACTAGGTACACAAGTTTATTCTTTATGCCACCTTAAAGAACTGAATATATTGGTTATTGGACATGGCAAAGGAGGCCTCCATATTATTGATCTAAAAGCAAAAAAGGAGATCAAATATTTAACCTATCATCAAGATATTATTTTCGATCTTAAGTATTCGGCTGTTAACGGTATGCTTTATTGTGCATGTAATGACGGAAGTATTTCGGTGTGGGATGTGAAAGATTTTAGTTTAGTTAAACACATCTTGATCTGTTTCGAAAAAATAAGGGGTATTGATTTTAGTTCGGATGAAACAGAGGTAGCCTTTGCATGCGGAGATGGAACAATTCGAATTTATGATACCAAAACATTTATCGCAAAAGACATATTAAAAGGCCATGAGTCTGCTGTGAATTGTGTTATCTATCATCCAACGGA is a window of Flavobacteriales bacterium DNA encoding:
- a CDS encoding 4a-hydroxytetrahydrobiopterin dehydratase, with protein sequence MNRVALIAEQMNHHPEWSNVYNTVTISLTTHSAGNTITDNDREFARLVDLL
- a CDS encoding WD40 repeat domain-containing protein, with product MKIKVTKAFELTGHASSVYCLSPGNSEKSIFSGGGDKVVAEWDLQESIAKGFSVKLGTQVYSLCHLKELNILVIGHGKGGLHIIDLKAKKEIKYLTYHQDIIFDLKYSAVNGMLYCACNDGSISVWDVKDFSLVKHILICFEKIRGIDFSSDETEVAFACGDGTIRIYDTKTFIAKDILKGHESAVNCVIYHPTERILISGGKDAHLRFWDMDNHYKEVRSIPAHNYAIYSLDFSPDGKFMATASRDKTVKIWDTSSFDILQRIDLKQLRGHNYSVNKLIWSDYNDYLITTGDDRKIMAWKIKEIA